A region of Qipengyuania oceanensis DNA encodes the following proteins:
- a CDS encoding CPBP family intramembrane glutamic endopeptidase, with translation MPPESGLEKIVLGKPARAILVALFFAGALAAPIPFPFKVPIIAAIALIWIWIEDRGLAPVGLTLPRRPGSTMLWAAGGALGATLIIGELILPLIERVFSIETDHAAYGPLRGNEQAALRLWAYAMFSAAVAEEIIYRGFLLHQLSRIVRQGNAGRWAAILVGAMAFAIPHYAQGPVGLASVFLVGVLFGWIFFRSDRNLWSLFLAHALVDTWGIYSLYRGW, from the coding sequence ATGCCGCCTGAAAGCGGTTTGGAGAAAATTGTGCTCGGCAAACCAGCTCGTGCAATTCTGGTTGCTCTATTCTTCGCAGGTGCCCTGGCAGCGCCCATACCCTTCCCGTTTAAAGTTCCCATAATCGCCGCGATAGCCTTGATCTGGATCTGGATAGAAGATCGAGGTCTTGCGCCAGTTGGTCTGACACTCCCGCGCCGACCTGGGAGTACGATGCTGTGGGCCGCAGGCGGCGCACTTGGCGCCACTCTGATAATCGGTGAACTCATTCTTCCGCTGATAGAACGGGTGTTCTCAATTGAGACCGATCATGCTGCTTATGGACCATTGAGAGGTAACGAGCAGGCAGCGCTACGCCTATGGGCATACGCGATGTTTAGCGCGGCTGTCGCAGAGGAAATTATCTATCGCGGATTTCTTTTGCATCAACTTTCGCGGATTGTTCGCCAAGGCAACGCTGGCCGTTGGGCAGCTATCTTGGTTGGCGCGATGGCCTTTGCCATTCCGCATTATGCCCAAGGACCAGTCGGATTAGCGTCAGTATTTCTCGTCGGGGTGCTTTTCGGCTGGATCTTTTTTCGAAGCGATCGAAACTTGTGGAGTCTTTTCCTCGCACACGCACTGGTCGACACTTGGGGAATCTATTCGCTGTATCGTGGTTGGTAG